A single window of Methylacidimicrobium sp. AP8 DNA harbors:
- the cysD gene encoding sulfate adenylyltransferase subunit CysD, which yields MNHLSKLESQSIFLLREAYRNFPRIGMPWSMGKDSNVLLWLAQKAFCGRIPFPVLHIDTTYEFPEMIEFRSWAQRHYGFKLIVKVNEEAIARGIGYATHDPVTVTHELKTVALQQALAEHKWDALITGIRRDEDPTRAKERYFSPRSSEGEWNYKDQPPEFWNQFALPAKGAGGHVRVQPLLDWTEYDIWLYIRREKIPIPPLYFARNGLRFRSIGCWPITHPVPSTAATVDEIIAELYATRVPERAGRAQDHHERNAMQKLRAKGFL from the coding sequence ATGAACCATTTGAGCAAGCTCGAATCCCAGAGCATCTTCCTCCTCCGGGAGGCCTACCGGAACTTCCCCCGCATCGGCATGCCCTGGTCGATGGGCAAGGACTCGAACGTGCTTCTCTGGCTGGCGCAAAAAGCCTTCTGCGGCCGGATCCCCTTCCCGGTCCTCCACATCGACACCACGTACGAATTCCCCGAGATGATCGAGTTCCGCTCCTGGGCGCAGCGCCACTACGGCTTCAAGCTGATCGTGAAGGTCAACGAAGAGGCGATCGCCCGCGGCATCGGCTACGCCACCCATGATCCGGTCACGGTGACCCACGAGCTCAAGACCGTCGCTCTCCAGCAGGCCCTGGCCGAGCATAAGTGGGACGCGCTGATCACCGGCATCCGCCGCGACGAGGACCCGACACGGGCCAAGGAGCGGTACTTCTCGCCGCGCTCCTCGGAGGGGGAGTGGAACTACAAGGACCAGCCCCCCGAGTTCTGGAACCAGTTCGCGCTTCCCGCCAAGGGCGCGGGCGGGCACGTGCGCGTCCAGCCGCTGCTCGACTGGACCGAATACGACATCTGGCTCTACATCCGGCGGGAGAAGATCCCGATCCCGCCCCTCTACTTCGCCCGCAACGGCCTGCGCTTCCGCTCGATCGGCTGCTGGCCGATTACCCACCCGGTGCCGAGCACGGCGGCGACGGTCGACGAGATCATCGCCGAGCTCTACGCGACGCGCGTCCCCGAGCGGGCCGGAAGAGCCCAGGACCACCACGAGCGGAACGCGATGCAAAAGCTTCGCGCTAAGGGATTCCTATAA
- the cysC gene encoding adenylyl-sulfate kinase, which produces MHFSEEVLPIVVIGHVDHGKSTLIGRLLFDTGSVSEGKAEELARAAAAEGVPFEYAFLLDSLLEEQAQNITIDTTEIRFRTQKRRYAIIDAPGHKEFLKNMLSGAARAQAAILVVDAREGVREQTRRHAMLLPILGIRHILVAVNKMDLVDFSEGRYREIAAALSSLFAELGLPEPTSLPLSAKQGENVVAPSARMPWHPGPALLEALDAVPSPSLETLPLRFVVQDVYRRGEERLIAGRVETGRLRVGEELFFWPGRKRARLRAFAEWPPESTPQEASAGRSTALILDEEIFVERGMIASSREKPPIEATEFPAKIFWIGTDPLRIGEPYELRLATQSAGARVTEVDRVLDAETLCVQDSAKPGVEANEIAEVLVRTQRPLALDNASEIPQTGRFILARDGRILGGGIVLGARYPKTSLPPAHRSSPLFWTEGEIDRNERARTLGHRGAVLWLTGLSGAGKSTLAVRLERALFRRGIWAYVLDGDNLRHGLSSDLGFSAEDRRENIRRAAEAARLLADAGAVAIVALISPFRADRRKAREIAEAAGLPFREVFVHAPLEVCRSRDPKSLYARAERGEIPEFTGLDSPYEVPEAPDLELPTHQLSPAECVERLAKLALEAIALPNRPSLREDPAANI; this is translated from the coding sequence ATGCATTTTTCCGAAGAAGTCCTGCCGATCGTCGTGATCGGCCACGTCGACCACGGAAAATCGACCCTCATCGGCCGCCTGCTCTTCGACACGGGCTCGGTTTCCGAGGGCAAGGCCGAGGAGCTGGCCCGAGCCGCTGCCGCCGAGGGGGTGCCCTTCGAGTACGCCTTCCTGCTCGATTCGCTCCTCGAGGAGCAGGCTCAGAACATCACGATCGACACCACCGAGATCCGCTTCCGGACACAGAAGCGCCGCTACGCGATCATCGACGCCCCCGGCCACAAGGAGTTCCTTAAGAACATGCTCTCCGGGGCGGCCCGCGCCCAGGCCGCGATCCTCGTGGTCGACGCCCGGGAAGGGGTCCGCGAGCAGACCCGCCGCCACGCGATGCTGCTGCCGATCCTCGGGATCCGCCACATCCTCGTGGCCGTCAACAAGATGGACCTGGTCGACTTCTCCGAAGGCCGCTATCGGGAGATCGCCGCGGCCTTAAGCTCCCTCTTTGCGGAGCTGGGACTCCCGGAGCCGACCTCCCTCCCCCTCTCCGCCAAGCAGGGGGAGAACGTTGTCGCTCCGAGCGCTCGGATGCCGTGGCACCCGGGACCGGCACTCCTCGAAGCGCTCGATGCGGTCCCCTCCCCATCCCTCGAAACGCTCCCGCTCCGCTTCGTGGTTCAGGACGTCTACCGCCGCGGGGAGGAGCGGCTGATCGCCGGCCGGGTGGAGACCGGCCGCCTCCGCGTCGGCGAAGAGCTCTTCTTCTGGCCCGGCCGCAAGCGGGCGCGCCTCCGCGCCTTCGCCGAGTGGCCTCCGGAATCGACGCCGCAGGAGGCCTCCGCGGGCCGGTCGACGGCCCTGATCCTCGACGAGGAGATCTTCGTCGAGCGGGGCATGATCGCCAGCTCCCGCGAAAAGCCCCCGATCGAGGCGACCGAGTTCCCCGCCAAGATCTTCTGGATCGGAACCGATCCCCTCCGCATCGGCGAGCCCTACGAGCTGCGGCTGGCGACCCAGTCGGCGGGAGCCCGCGTCACGGAGGTCGACCGGGTCCTCGACGCAGAGACCCTCTGCGTCCAGGATTCCGCGAAGCCCGGAGTCGAGGCCAACGAGATCGCCGAAGTGCTCGTCCGGACCCAGCGGCCGCTCGCGCTGGACAATGCTTCCGAAATCCCCCAGACCGGCCGGTTCATCCTCGCCCGCGACGGGCGCATCCTCGGGGGAGGCATCGTCCTGGGCGCCCGCTATCCCAAAACTTCCCTACCCCCGGCCCACCGGAGCAGCCCCCTCTTCTGGACCGAGGGCGAGATCGACCGGAACGAGCGGGCCCGCACCCTCGGCCACCGCGGGGCCGTTCTCTGGTTGACCGGACTCTCCGGAGCCGGCAAATCGACCCTGGCGGTCCGGCTGGAAAGGGCACTCTTCCGCCGGGGGATCTGGGCCTACGTCCTCGACGGAGACAACCTGCGCCACGGCCTCTCCAGCGACCTCGGCTTCAGCGCCGAGGACCGGAGAGAGAACATCCGGCGGGCGGCCGAGGCGGCCCGCCTCCTCGCCGACGCAGGTGCGGTCGCGATCGTCGCCTTGATCTCCCCCTTCCGGGCCGACCGCCGGAAGGCCCGCGAGATTGCCGAAGCGGCTGGTCTGCCCTTCCGGGAGGTCTTCGTCCACGCCCCGCTCGAAGTCTGCCGCTCCCGGGATCCCAAGTCGCTCTATGCCCGGGCCGAACGCGGGGAGATCCCCGAGTTCACGGGCCTCGATTCCCCCTACGAGGTCCCCGAAGCACCCGACCTCGAGCTCCCCACCCACCAGCTTTCGCCCGCCGAGTGCGTCGAGCGCCTGGCCAAGCTCGCCCTCGAGGCGATTGCCCTCCCGAACCGGCCTTCCCTGCGCGAGGACCCGGCCGCGAACATTTAG
- a CDS encoding molybdenum cofactor biosynthesis protein MoaE encodes MGISISLVDRPIARPSLLFPLDGSSGAVVEFFGVVRGREAGKAIAALDYEAYRAMARKELERIAAETARREGCHDLVLIHRVGIVPVGEPSLYLRVAAERRGAAFRIAEELIQKLKADVPIWKAPVPSRLPAASPPGERR; translated from the coding sequence ATGGGTATCTCGATTTCTCTGGTCGACCGTCCAATCGCCCGTCCCTCGCTCCTCTTCCCCTTGGACGGCTCCTCGGGTGCCGTGGTCGAATTTTTCGGAGTCGTCCGCGGCCGGGAAGCGGGCAAAGCGATCGCCGCACTCGACTACGAGGCCTACCGGGCGATGGCCCGGAAGGAGCTCGAGCGGATCGCGGCGGAAACGGCCCGCCGCGAGGGCTGCCACGACCTTGTCCTCATCCACCGGGTGGGGATCGTGCCCGTCGGAGAGCCCTCCCTCTACCTCCGCGTCGCCGCCGAAAGGCGGGGGGCCGCCTTCCGGATCGCCGAAGAGCTGATCCAGAAGCTCAAGGCCGACGTCCCGATCTGGAAGGCCCCGGTCCCGTCCCGCCTCCCGGCGGCCTCTCCCCCAGGAGAACGCCGCTGA
- a CDS encoding MoaD/ThiS family protein has translation MAERTVRLLLFSQARELLGFRERAVPVRPEETPRQLLERIAPGFFEKIPGARVSLDLEYSSWDAPIGEAEELAVLPPVSGG, from the coding sequence ATGGCAGAACGGACCGTCCGCCTCCTGCTCTTCTCGCAGGCCCGGGAACTACTCGGCTTCCGGGAACGCGCGGTCCCGGTCCGTCCCGAGGAGACCCCGCGCCAGCTTCTCGAGCGGATCGCCCCCGGCTTCTTCGAGAAGATCCCCGGGGCCCGGGTGAGCCTCGATCTCGAGTACAGCTCTTGGGATGCTCCGATCGGGGAGGCCGAAGAGCTGGCCGTGCTGCCGCCGGTGAGCGGAGGGTGA
- the moaA gene encoding GTP 3',8-cyclase MoaA, whose amino-acid sequence MSCQDSFRRSVHYLRISVTDRCNERCLYCFPRDFSGWNGQGDLLAYEEIRAIVSVAADLGFTDFRITGGEPLVRPGVPDLVRGIAAIPGVRSVKLSTNGTRLAGLAAPLREAGLAGVNISLDALDPKRYYEITGGHLAPVLEGIEAALRCGLPSVKLNAVLLRRRNEDQIEPLLDFAAERKLILRFIELMPVTSREVLRPENFLSVNEIRRRLEAQDRLEPVGQALGFGPARYFRMEKRGVVVGFIGALSDLHFCEHCNKMRLTADGKLRPCLGNQMEVNLRPFLRPAIDRAGLRAAFLETLRRKPLEHSFRDYYEPARAMTALGG is encoded by the coding sequence ATGTCTTGCCAGGATAGCTTCCGGCGATCCGTCCACTACCTGCGGATTTCGGTGACGGACCGCTGCAACGAGCGGTGCCTCTACTGTTTTCCGCGGGATTTCTCCGGATGGAACGGACAGGGGGACCTTCTTGCCTACGAGGAGATCCGCGCGATCGTCTCGGTCGCCGCGGATCTCGGATTCACCGACTTCCGGATCACCGGCGGCGAGCCCCTGGTCCGCCCAGGAGTCCCCGACCTGGTCCGCGGGATCGCAGCCATCCCGGGAGTGCGCAGCGTCAAGCTTTCGACCAACGGCACCCGCTTGGCGGGCCTGGCCGCCCCGCTCCGGGAGGCGGGGCTTGCAGGCGTCAACATCAGCCTGGATGCGCTCGACCCCAAGCGCTACTACGAGATCACCGGGGGTCATCTGGCCCCGGTGCTCGAAGGCATCGAGGCGGCCCTCCGCTGCGGCCTCCCCTCGGTCAAGCTCAACGCGGTCCTGCTGCGCCGCCGCAACGAGGACCAGATCGAGCCTCTGCTCGACTTCGCCGCCGAGCGGAAGCTGATCCTCCGGTTCATCGAGCTGATGCCGGTAACCTCCCGCGAGGTGCTCCGCCCGGAGAACTTCCTTTCGGTCAACGAGATTCGGCGAAGGCTCGAAGCCCAAGACCGGCTCGAGCCGGTCGGGCAGGCTCTCGGCTTCGGCCCCGCCCGCTATTTCCGGATGGAGAAGCGGGGGGTCGTTGTCGGATTCATCGGCGCGCTGAGCGACCTCCACTTCTGCGAGCACTGCAACAAGATGCGTCTGACGGCCGACGGGAAGCTCCGCCCCTGCCTGGGCAACCAGATGGAGGTCAACCTCCGCCCCTTTCTCCGCCCGGCGATCGATCGGGCAGGGCTGCGGGCGGCCTTTCTCGAGACCCTGCGGCGCAAGCCGCTGGAGCACTCCTTCCGCGACTACTACGAGCCCGCGCGGGCGATGACGGCCTTGGGAGGGTAG
- a CDS encoding DUF1844 domain-containing protein, producing MPMDVILSEAEVEARFSRLLQMQIEHVLVLLGRIPLPGGQPMEPRLAEARELIDQLEALEVKTRGNLQPGEKAFLSSALTELRLAYVEASRGKAATPPPLLRRPLRIRPSPPAAPAGDEKRKFFKSYG from the coding sequence ATGCCTATGGATGTCATTCTCTCGGAGGCCGAAGTAGAGGCCCGTTTCAGCCGGCTTCTCCAGATGCAGATCGAGCACGTTCTCGTGCTGCTGGGGCGCATTCCGCTTCCGGGCGGGCAGCCGATGGAGCCCCGGCTGGCCGAGGCGCGGGAGCTGATCGACCAGCTCGAGGCCCTCGAGGTCAAGACCCGCGGCAACCTCCAGCCGGGCGAGAAGGCGTTTTTATCGAGTGCTCTCACCGAACTCCGTCTGGCCTACGTGGAGGCGAGCCGGGGGAAAGCGGCGACTCCTCCTCCCCTCCTCCGCCGGCCCCTGCGGATCCGCCCCTCCCCGCCGGCGGCCCCGGCCGGGGACGAGAAGAGGAAGTTTTTCAAGAGCTACGGATGA
- a CDS encoding pitrilysin family protein — MSTPVPSSAHFPLPSLAVEQKTLGNGLAVLVNRDERAPVASLQCWCATGSIHEGRWLGSGISHLLEHLLFKGTPTRSGIQMVQEIQDLGGHFNAYTTYERTVYHVDLPAESWRRALPILADAVLHPKIDPGEFAREKEVIRREFAMVEDDPETQLFQAAFETAFLRHPVRYPVIGQLDLFGALTREDVLAYHRERYAPQNLFLVVAGAVDPEEIFAAAEECLGTEPRRFLPDVVLPAEPRQAGPRYLRKTFPSELARVFFLYPVPGFGDPDAAALRLLALLLGDARSSILHQNLVEKEGLAEEVEAFALAGADLGAFCIEARCAPGRLPALAARIREEIAALGERPPAEADLTLARRLTLARAISDLKTMAGKAEAVGSGWLLARDPGWKERFLRRLLAVRAEEVQRVARRYLVPDAENRVDLVPSGPLPGPQGGAAAAAGGRARPALTKVGGGFRMLSLAGGLPLQFFRATFDGGLLCEPEGKEGVSFLATQLLLKGTRRRTAAEIARAVEQLGGSMAAEAGNNSAGLSLEVLSDQWAPALDLFVEMLCEPACRPEELAIEKRKQLSLLQAERDDPLAVARNLVRRTLYGAHPYGGNVLGTEESLASLGVADVEDFLRKVLQAHRLIVAGAGPVEPGAWQPVVARELAPRLGAAESPSFPPLPPMPSGPVRAEERIPGKEQAIVEIAFPIPELAHPDQLPLAVAAESLSDLGTRLFVRVRDERGLAYFVSAARFLGRQAGYFYFYAGTAPGKEGEVERILLEEAARLAQEGLSQEEFVRARAKLVSEEKMSWQNPAAVVSGSALHELLGLGWDYDERRLLRLQAMGLDEVNRVLRTYLQGPGYVVGVVRP; from the coding sequence ATGAGCACCCCCGTCCCCTCCTCCGCCCACTTCCCGCTCCCTTCGTTGGCCGTGGAGCAGAAGACCCTGGGGAACGGCTTGGCGGTGCTCGTCAACCGGGACGAGCGGGCTCCGGTGGCCTCGCTCCAGTGCTGGTGCGCCACCGGCAGCATCCACGAGGGCCGGTGGCTCGGCTCGGGGATCTCCCACCTCCTCGAGCACCTGCTCTTCAAGGGGACGCCGACGCGCAGCGGTATCCAGATGGTCCAGGAGATCCAGGACCTTGGCGGCCACTTCAACGCCTACACGACCTATGAGCGGACGGTCTACCATGTCGACCTCCCCGCGGAATCCTGGCGGCGGGCCCTGCCCATTCTCGCCGATGCCGTGCTCCATCCTAAGATCGATCCGGGGGAGTTCGCTCGGGAAAAGGAGGTGATCCGGCGGGAGTTCGCGATGGTCGAGGACGATCCTGAGACCCAGCTCTTCCAGGCCGCCTTCGAGACCGCCTTCCTCCGGCATCCGGTCCGCTATCCCGTGATCGGGCAGCTGGACCTCTTCGGGGCGCTGACCCGCGAAGACGTCCTCGCCTACCACCGGGAGCGGTATGCCCCCCAGAACCTTTTCCTGGTGGTCGCCGGTGCGGTCGATCCCGAGGAGATCTTCGCGGCCGCGGAGGAGTGCCTAGGGACCGAGCCGCGCCGCTTCCTCCCCGACGTCGTCCTTCCGGCCGAGCCCCGACAGGCCGGGCCCCGCTACCTCCGGAAGACCTTCCCCAGCGAGCTGGCCCGGGTGTTCTTCCTCTATCCGGTGCCCGGGTTCGGCGACCCGGATGCGGCCGCGCTCCGGCTGCTCGCTCTGCTGCTGGGTGACGCCCGTAGCTCGATCCTCCACCAGAACCTGGTCGAAAAAGAGGGCTTGGCCGAGGAGGTGGAGGCCTTCGCGCTGGCGGGAGCCGATCTAGGGGCCTTCTGCATCGAGGCCCGTTGCGCGCCCGGGCGGCTGCCCGCGCTGGCCGCGCGGATCCGCGAGGAGATTGCCGCCCTCGGGGAGCGACCGCCGGCGGAGGCGGACCTCACCTTGGCGCGCCGGTTGACTCTGGCGCGGGCGATCTCCGACCTCAAGACCATGGCGGGCAAGGCGGAGGCGGTCGGCTCCGGCTGGCTCCTGGCCCGGGACCCGGGCTGGAAGGAGCGGTTCCTGCGCCGGCTGCTCGCGGTGCGCGCCGAAGAGGTGCAGCGAGTAGCCCGGCGCTACCTTGTGCCCGATGCCGAGAACCGGGTCGACCTCGTCCCTTCGGGCCCTCTCCCCGGCCCACAGGGAGGAGCGGCTGCGGCGGCGGGCGGGCGCGCGCGCCCCGCGCTGACCAAGGTCGGCGGCGGCTTCCGGATGCTTTCCCTGGCCGGCGGCCTCCCTCTCCAGTTTTTCCGGGCGACTTTCGACGGCGGCCTCCTCTGTGAGCCGGAAGGGAAGGAAGGGGTCTCCTTCCTGGCGACCCAGCTCCTGCTCAAGGGGACCCGGAGGAGGACCGCGGCCGAGATCGCCCGTGCGGTGGAGCAGCTCGGCGGGTCGATGGCGGCCGAAGCGGGGAACAACTCGGCGGGCCTCTCGCTCGAGGTGTTGAGCGACCAGTGGGCCCCGGCGCTCGACCTCTTCGTCGAGATGCTCTGCGAGCCCGCCTGCCGCCCGGAGGAGCTCGCGATCGAAAAGCGCAAGCAGCTCTCCCTCCTCCAGGCCGAGCGGGACGACCCGCTGGCCGTCGCCCGCAACCTGGTCCGCCGGACCCTCTACGGCGCCCACCCCTACGGGGGCAACGTGCTGGGGACTGAGGAGAGCCTGGCCTCCCTCGGCGTCGCCGACGTGGAGGATTTCCTCCGAAAGGTCCTCCAAGCCCACCGGCTGATCGTGGCGGGGGCGGGGCCGGTCGAACCGGGAGCCTGGCAGCCGGTCGTCGCCCGGGAGCTCGCTCCCCGGCTCGGGGCGGCCGAGTCGCCCTCCTTCCCGCCGCTCCCCCCGATGCCTTCCGGGCCCGTGCGGGCCGAGGAGCGGATTCCCGGCAAGGAGCAGGCGATCGTCGAGATCGCCTTCCCGATCCCCGAGCTCGCCCATCCCGACCAGCTGCCCCTGGCCGTCGCCGCCGAGTCGCTTTCGGACCTGGGAACCCGGCTCTTCGTCCGCGTCCGCGACGAGCGGGGGCTGGCCTACTTCGTGAGCGCCGCACGCTTCCTCGGCCGGCAGGCCGGATATTTCTACTTCTACGCGGGAACCGCGCCGGGCAAGGAGGGAGAGGTGGAGCGGATTCTGCTGGAAGAGGCGGCCCGGCTCGCCCAGGAAGGCCTATCCCAGGAGGAGTTCGTCCGCGCCCGGGCTAAGCTCGTCAGCGAGGAGAAGATGTCCTGGCAGAACCCCGCTGCGGTGGTGAGCGGCTCGGCGCTCCACGAGCTCCTCGGCTTGGGGTGGGACTATGACGAGCGGCGACTCCTCCGCCTCCAGGCGATGGGGCTAGACGAGGTCAACCGGGTTCTCCGGACCTATTTGCAAGGCCCGGGATACGTTGTCGGGGTGGTTCGGCCCTAA
- a CDS encoding Minf_1886 family protein, whose amino-acid sequence MRKRNFASIVEEICQRDGRYDDEAYYFVREALLSPGKGGKRKGKRRIAPDASGKEILEVLRTHALREFGPMSKLVLSEWGIRNCRDLGDVILSLASYGVLGRTSAGTRKDFKKGFSFTSAFVKPFRPARTVRPARKQKEAKAEKPGRAQKKAQAA is encoded by the coding sequence ATGCGCAAGCGGAACTTTGCCAGCATCGTCGAGGAGATTTGCCAGCGGGACGGGCGGTATGACGACGAGGCGTACTACTTCGTCCGCGAGGCCCTGCTTTCCCCCGGGAAGGGCGGGAAGCGCAAGGGGAAGCGGAGGATCGCCCCCGACGCGTCGGGCAAGGAGATCCTGGAAGTGCTGCGCACGCACGCGTTGCGCGAGTTCGGCCCCATGAGCAAGCTGGTGCTGAGCGAATGGGGCATCCGGAATTGCCGGGACCTGGGGGACGTGATCCTCTCCCTGGCTTCTTACGGGGTGTTGGGCCGGACGAGCGCGGGGACCCGGAAGGATTTCAAGAAGGGCTTCAGCTTCACCTCGGCGTTCGTTAAGCCGTTCCGTCCGGCGCGGACGGTGCGGCCGGCACGCAAGCAGAAGGAGGCGAAGGCCGAAAAGCCCGGGCGGGCCCAGAAGAAGGCCCAGGCCGCCTGA
- the lpxK gene encoding tetraacyldisaccharide 4'-kinase, giving the protein MPRWTDRFERFAVDVILERRDGKRAAVLRWLLFLLSLLYGRLVRWRLWLYNRNLAHAHSLGCLVISVGNLTVGGTGKTPVVEKLARELTRAGRRVAILSRGYKSASGGILGRWRRAASPGEAVRPGPRVVSDGKRALLGPLLAGDEPYMLASNLQGVMILTGKDRVRSGLAAIRQWGVDTLLLDDGFQYLPLKERLDIVLVDRESPFGNRFLLPRGTLREPISHIRRADILLVTKCDGSPLAALKSELRRLNRHAPIVECAHFPRYLVQVNTGQKRPLHFLDGLRVVALSGIARPESFENGLRKLGAEIVYARRFADHHRFAEAEVLRVLQRAQARAAAAVITTEKDAVRLPFLRTPPPVPIYFLRVEIEFLHGAEALWSRIREKMRPEPPPALPHSGRISSLAEEPAANGAASAVL; this is encoded by the coding sequence ATGCCTCGGTGGACGGATCGCTTCGAACGCTTCGCCGTCGACGTCATCCTGGAGCGGCGCGACGGGAAGCGGGCGGCCGTCCTCCGGTGGCTCCTCTTCCTCCTCTCGCTGCTCTACGGCCGGCTAGTTCGGTGGCGGCTCTGGCTCTACAACCGGAATCTCGCCCATGCGCATTCCCTGGGCTGCCTGGTGATCAGCGTGGGCAACCTCACGGTCGGCGGCACAGGGAAGACGCCGGTGGTGGAGAAGCTCGCCCGGGAGCTCACCCGCGCGGGCCGGCGGGTTGCCATCCTCAGCCGCGGCTACAAGAGCGCCTCCGGGGGGATCCTGGGCCGGTGGCGGAGGGCCGCCTCCCCGGGGGAAGCGGTCCGGCCGGGCCCGCGGGTCGTATCCGACGGGAAGCGCGCCCTCCTGGGCCCGCTGTTGGCGGGCGACGAGCCCTACATGCTCGCCTCTAACCTGCAGGGGGTGATGATCCTGACCGGAAAGGACCGGGTCCGCTCCGGCTTGGCCGCCATCCGGCAGTGGGGGGTCGACACCCTCCTTCTCGACGACGGCTTCCAGTATCTCCCGCTCAAGGAGCGGCTCGACATCGTCCTGGTCGACCGGGAATCTCCCTTCGGCAACCGGTTCCTGCTGCCGCGGGGCACCCTCCGGGAGCCGATCAGCCACATCCGCCGCGCAGACATTCTCCTGGTCACCAAATGCGACGGCTCTCCGCTCGCCGCGCTCAAGTCGGAGCTGCGGCGGCTCAACCGTCACGCACCTATCGTCGAATGCGCCCACTTCCCCCGCTACCTCGTCCAGGTCAACACGGGCCAGAAGCGCCCCCTCCACTTCCTCGACGGGCTTCGCGTCGTCGCGCTTTCGGGGATCGCCCGTCCGGAAAGCTTCGAAAACGGGCTGCGGAAGCTCGGGGCGGAAATCGTCTACGCCCGGCGGTTCGCCGACCATCACCGATTCGCCGAGGCGGAGGTGCTCCGTGTGCTCCAGAGGGCCCAGGCCCGCGCCGCCGCTGCCGTCATCACGACCGAAAAGGACGCGGTCCGGCTCCCTTTCCTGAGGACCCCCCCTCCGGTCCCGATCTATTTCCTCCGCGTGGAAATCGAGTTCCTCCACGGCGCGGAGGCGCTCTGGAGCCGCATTCGGGAGAAGATGCGCCCGGAGCCCCCCCCCGCTCTTCCCCACTCCGGCCGAATCTCCTCCTTGGCCGAGGAGCCGGCCGCCAACGGAGCCGCCTCCGCCGTCCTGTGA
- the waaF gene encoding lipopolysaccharide heptosyltransferase II: MIPSSLLVRSPNWLGDAVLSLPAVASLKAWLGSRPLGVAAPQKLSALWRLCPFVDRVIEIDRPKSLLRTVQHLRRSGFAAALLLPNSLRSALEARLAGIPAVWGKAGRPRAALLSRPLRGEPGDRFPRQAAAYLALAEELGASGSLTLPELRIPSARRPPPEPFLAFCPGAEFGPAKRWPEEFYIELARRLIAATGFPVRLYGAAGDREVCGRIASAVPGAESLAGQTSLEEFIASLACARLVVCNDSGAMHLAALLRVPGVALFGSTDPLRTGPLGSSIRVLSRPVACGPCFRRRCPLDLACLRRIEPEEVFGACWEQLRLSTALSS; the protein is encoded by the coding sequence GTGATCCCCTCCTCCCTCCTGGTCCGCTCCCCCAACTGGCTCGGGGACGCCGTCTTGAGCCTGCCCGCGGTCGCCAGCCTCAAGGCTTGGCTCGGGTCCAGGCCTCTGGGAGTCGCCGCGCCCCAAAAGCTGAGCGCCCTCTGGCGCCTCTGCCCCTTCGTCGACCGGGTCATCGAGATCGACCGGCCGAAGAGCCTGCTGCGCACGGTGCAGCACCTTCGCCGGAGCGGATTCGCGGCGGCCCTGCTGCTCCCCAACTCGCTGCGGTCGGCTCTCGAAGCCCGGCTGGCGGGCATCCCCGCCGTGTGGGGCAAGGCGGGGCGGCCCCGTGCCGCGCTCTTGAGCCGCCCCCTCCGGGGCGAACCCGGGGATCGGTTCCCCCGGCAGGCGGCCGCCTACCTGGCGCTGGCGGAGGAGCTCGGCGCCTCGGGCTCCCTCACTCTTCCCGAGCTGCGGATCCCCTCCGCCCGGCGGCCGCCCCCGGAGCCCTTCCTGGCGTTCTGCCCTGGGGCGGAGTTCGGTCCGGCCAAGCGGTGGCCCGAGGAATTCTACATCGAGTTAGCGCGCCGCTTGATCGCGGCCACCGGCTTCCCGGTCCGCCTCTACGGAGCCGCCGGCGACCGCGAGGTCTGCGGCCGGATCGCCTCGGCCGTTCCGGGAGCCGAGAGCCTTGCCGGCCAAACCTCCCTCGAAGAGTTCATCGCCTCGCTCGCCTGCGCCCGGCTGGTCGTCTGCAACGATAGCGGCGCCATGCACCTGGCGGCGCTGCTGCGGGTGCCCGGGGTGGCCCTCTTCGGCTCGACCGACCCGCTCCGGACCGGGCCGCTGGGGAGCTCGATCCGCGTCCTCTCCCGCCCGGTGGCCTGCGGGCCCTGCTTCCGCCGCCGCTGCCCTCTCGATCTGGCCTGCCTGCGCCGGATCGAGCCCGAGGAGGTCTTCGGCGCCTGCTGGGAACAGCTCCGCCTTTCCACCGCCCTCTCTTCGTGA